In the genome of Enterococcus hirae ATCC 9790, one region contains:
- a CDS encoding carbonic anhydrase family protein: MKKNMDVEWGYTGERGPEHWAELCDWFAKGAAFELQSPIPLTTCEPAKDQSDTIAFHYQKQRFTDKEFKNTIHLVPYDQLSYVEFKGQKYYLTDIHFHMPSEHLINGNQEDIEFHFVHMNAKKENLVVGVMFQLTTDEGWLYDRDNGDSWNVEKHEHWTNPLVLFPEQKSHYHYVGSLTTPPTSGPIQWFVMDQVQKLNKDFLIPFKGQYAQPNNRPLQPLKNRPISYFVRDHQ, translated from the coding sequence GTGAAAAAGAATATGGATGTTGAATGGGGATATACGGGAGAAAGAGGACCGGAACATTGGGCTGAATTATGCGACTGGTTTGCTAAAGGTGCGGCGTTTGAATTGCAGTCGCCCATTCCATTGACCACTTGTGAGCCAGCGAAGGATCAATCAGATACCATTGCTTTTCATTATCAGAAGCAACGGTTTACAGATAAAGAATTTAAAAATACGATCCACTTGGTTCCTTATGATCAGCTTAGTTATGTCGAATTTAAAGGTCAGAAATATTATCTCACAGATATCCATTTTCATATGCCTTCTGAACATCTGATCAATGGTAATCAAGAAGATATCGAGTTCCACTTTGTTCATATGAATGCTAAAAAAGAAAACTTAGTTGTTGGTGTGATGTTTCAGCTAACGACGGATGAAGGTTGGTTGTACGATCGAGACAATGGCGATAGTTGGAATGTAGAAAAACATGAACATTGGACCAATCCATTGGTTCTTTTTCCTGAACAAAAAAGCCATTACCATTATGTCGGCTCTTTAACTACGCCACCAACGAGTGGACCAATCCAATGGTTTGTCATGGATCAAGTGCAAAAACTAAATAAAGATTTCTTGATTCCTTTTAAAGGACAGTATGCACAACCAAACAACCGTCCGCTCCAACCGTTGAAAAATCGTCCAATCAGTTATTTTGTGAGGGATCATCAGTGA
- a CDS encoding YfbR-like 5'-deoxynucleotidase, producing MGLNEFILGLNNLEKITRAPGFFKFTEHTVAAHSYRVASIAQVLGDIEEVHGQAIDWKLLYEKALNHDYTERFIGDIKTPVKYANKELRGMLQTVEEKMTDEFINQEIPEEFQEVYRRRLFEGKDDTVEGELLAISDKVDLLYESFEEIIKNNPEKVYKEMFIEAVTTIKGFEHRPSVKYFFNEIFPELLNQEFYGKEDFLATVSTIVKNSQQ from the coding sequence ATGGGATTGAATGAATTTATTTTAGGTTTGAATAATTTGGAAAAAATTACACGAGCGCCAGGGTTCTTTAAATTTACTGAACATACGGTAGCCGCTCATTCTTATCGAGTGGCTTCGATTGCTCAAGTCTTAGGTGACATTGAAGAGGTTCATGGTCAAGCGATCGATTGGAAATTACTTTATGAAAAAGCGTTAAATCACGATTACACAGAACGTTTTATCGGGGATATCAAAACACCGGTCAAGTATGCAAATAAAGAGTTACGGGGAATGTTACAAACAGTTGAAGAAAAGATGACGGATGAGTTCATCAACCAAGAGATTCCGGAAGAGTTTCAAGAAGTATACCGCCGGCGATTGTTTGAAGGAAAAGATGACACAGTGGAAGGTGAGTTATTAGCAATCTCTGATAAAGTCGATCTATTGTACGAATCATTTGAAGAGATCATCAAGAACAATCCAGAAAAAGTATATAAAGAGATGTTTATTGAAGCGGTAACTACGATCAAAGGGTTTGAGCATCGTCCTTCTGTCAAGTATTTCTTCAACGAGATTTTCCCTGAATTACTGAATCAAGAATTTTATGGAAAAGAAGACTTTTTAGCGACTGTTTCAACGATCGTTAAAAATAGTCAACAATAG